Within Metabacillus schmidteae, the genomic segment GAATGGATATTAGCACTAGATGCTGATGAATATGTAGAGCGTGAGAGCTTTTCCAGATTTAAAAGAACATTTTCCGGCAAATTAATAAAGGAAAATATTTTTTCCGTTCAAATAGTTAATTTTGTAGGTTTGTTAGGAAATCAAACTGTGCAAAACTATCATGAAAGATTTTATAAAAATGATGACAGTATATATTATGACCGTAAAATCCATGAAAAATTGCAACATGTTGATGGCAATGAAAAAAGAGGAATACTAGAGCTAGAAATTTTTCACTCCGGTTATCTTGTTTCTGCAAAGAAAGATAAAAATAAAACTGCGAGAAATTTAAAGCTTTTAAAATCAATTCATGATAAGACAGGCATCGACTACTACTACTTAGGCAATGAATATTTTTCATTAGGCGATTTTGAAGAAGCAATAGTCTACTATAAAAAAGGCTACCAACATAAAGATTCTTTTGAATTTGAATGGGTTGTCAAGCTATTAATTCGAATGGTTATCAGCTTGCATGAACTAAACCGAAATAGTGAAGCACTATCTATTATTGAAAGCTGCGAAGGTGTATACGATAAAATAGCAGATTTTAAATTTAATAAAGCGAAAATTCTGCTTGATTCTGGAAAAAATAAAGAAGCCATCCAACTATTAGAATATATTATTGAACATAAAAATAGGCTGCAGGTATTTTATAGTAAAGATTATCTGGAATATTTACCACATAAATATTTAGGAGAAATATATGAGAAGGAAGGAAATATTCAGTTAGCTGTATTCCATTATTCTAGATCATTATCGGTAAATGAAGCTGATAATGATAGTTGGAATAAATTAATTACACTGCTTGGAAAATTTAGTTCAAAGCATGAAATGCTTCAATTTATTCAATCTAATGTGTTAACTAGAAAATCAATGAATACATCTAGGCTCTTGACTATATTAGTAAGTACACCGCTACTAAATATTCAAAAATTGATTAATGAGTATGTACCGGAAAAATCCTCGTCCACGAAAGAGGTGGATGCAATAAGGCTTAAATTTTGGCTTTTAAATAAACAATATGAACAAGTTTCTGAAGAGATCAGTGGTATTTCAACAGAAGAATTAAAGTCACTGCTATTAACCAACATTTTTACTGTTTATGATTTTATTTTGTTAACTTTAAAGCTTCGAAATACTAATAATAAAATGTTAATTAAACAATTAAAATTTGATTTCTCAATAACTAGTCTACTAGATGTTTTATTTTTAAATAAAAAGAAAAAATTATCGAAATATGAATTAGATGTATTTTGTAAAATATACCAGCAAGCAATTGTTATTAATGATTCTCAATTAATTAATCTTTTTATTAATAAGCAGAATTTACTGGATAAAGATTATAAAGTAATGATAAAGAAGAGAATTAAAAACATTTAAGATGAAATAGAACCTAAAATAATATCAAAAGATTGTCTAATTTTTTTATATTAGACAATCTTTTTCACTAAATGAGTGGGGAGTAAGGATGGAAAAAAAATATACTGTAGGTTTTTATATTGAGACAACATTTCATTATTATGTCTATGAATCAATCATTAATGAGCTGATAAAAGCAGGGATAAACTGTCACTTGGTAATTAATGATTATTTTGTTGACAGAAGAGAAATGTTTTACATGTATCAGGATGTATTAAACTTTTTAGAAAAATTAGACCGTAATGACATAGAAGCTTACACCGTTTCTGCAATTAAGGATCAAACTTTCAAATATGATTGCATGGTAAGTCCTTACTATAACGGAAATCTTATAGATACTGCCGAAAGACATGTTAGAACAGTTTATGGTTTGTTAGCTAAGGAAGATTGGAATTATTCATGGTGGAATGTTTTTTATGATAAGATTTTATGCTATTCCGAATACGACCATGAACGGTTAAATATTTTTAACAGCTCTGCACTAGTAGGAAATCCTAAATTTGATAAATGGTTTAAAGATGAAATAGATAATATGAAAATTGTAAGTGGAAAATTTGTCATGGATGATCAGAAAAAAACGATTGTTTATGCTCCAACCTATGGAGAATTAAGCTCTATAGATGATTGGATAATGGAAATAAATCATCTTCAGGATCAGTATAATGTCATAATTAAGCTACACCATGGCACATCGTTTCGAGATAGTGAAGACTACAGAAGAGATTATATTTATAAAAATTTCAAAAACATTACAATGGACCAGGGAGATCTATTTGCTCTTTTTAAACTAGCTGATTTTATTATTACGGACAATAGCAGTATGATATTTGAATCAATGCTTGCGAGAAAAAACATCCTTCTATTAAATCCGATCACCAATGAGCCTCTATCTGAGGCAGATGGTGGCGAATATTTGTTAAGAAAAAACTTGATCAACTTAAATAAGGGAGAGAATATCGAGTACTTTCTTAACGATTCAAGATTGTTTGAAGAACAGCTGTTGAATGTCGATTATTTTATGAATAATATTTACAAGCTAAGAGATGGAAAATCAGGTGAAAGAGCTGCAAATGAAATTATCAACCTTTTAAATTTTGAAGCTGACACAAACAGATATCTAAGAAGCCTAAGAAATTTAATTTTCCGTTTTGAGGAAAAGCGTTGATAATAAGTAAGTAACAATAGCCTTTCTTTTGGTGTAAACAGAATTTGTTTTGAACGTAATTTTGGAGGAATAATTAAAAATGATTAGTAAAAAGATAAGTATAATAATTCCAATGTACAACGTAAAGGACTATATTGTAGAAACAATTGAATCAGTTATAAACCAAACTATGGAAGATATTGAATTAGTTTTAATAGATGATTGCTCTAGTGATGGAACTTATGAAATAGCAAAAAAATATCTAGAGAGATATCCGAACATTACTTTAATAAGAAACAAGAAAAATCAAGGTGTATCTGCATCGAGAAATATTGGCTTGAAACTATCAAAAGGGCATTATATATATTTTCTAGACAGTGACGATTATATTGAAAAGGATGCAATTAAAAAATTGTACATGGCAGCACAGAGAGAGAATGCTGATTTAGTTATTGGAAATCATTTAATTTATCAAAATGAAGAGACTAAGTCACCTTGGATGTTGGAAAAATTTCCTTCCTTAACAATGGCTGGAGAAAAAAATTTGCTGAAAAACCCTGAACTTTATTTCTTAATCTATTCATGTGGAAAGTTATTCTCCAAAGAATTAATTAATGATCTAAAATTTTCAGAACAAATTTATAATGGTGAAGATCAGCCTTTTACATTATATGCTTATTTAAATGCTAAAAAAATTTACTTGGAACCATGTATAACTTTTTATTATCGGATGAGAAAACCAGGAGATGTGTCATTATCACAAACAGAAGGGTTGTTAGAAGAAAAAATTACAGGTTTTATAAATATGATTGAACTATCAAAAAAATACATTGATGAATCACCTAATGAACCGAATATAAAGGAAGATTTATTTATTTTCTATTTAAATCGTGTATTGACACTGAATTTATGGAATCCCTTATCAAAAGCTTTAAAGTCACCATCAAAGTATAATTGTTTCTCGATAATCAGAACGTTAAATATTAGCGTGAACAATTTGACCGATGAGGTTGTTTTAAAAACACCAGCCATAACTGAATATATTAGAAATATTAAGCCTTACGTTTACGCATTGAATAAAGAGGTCGCAAAGGAATATCTTAAATTACTAAAGACTATAAAGGAGAAGAGAGACAGGGCAAAAAACAGGTTGTTATAGTCTCATCTCTTGTAGATCATTACGATAGGTATTATTTTTAACAGGTGGTCTATTCATATCTTGAGTATTAGCTGAACCAAGCTGCTGAATGTAACGAACTGTATCAAACTCAGTTTTAGCTTCTAGATGAATCTAAAACTCTTAGGTAGGAATCCTACAACTAGTTAATGTGATACAATTACAATTTATTTAAATGTGGTGGTGTAATTTGGAAAAGGTTCATGTAATCATATTAGCATCAGGTAAAGGTAGAAGATTAGG encodes:
- a CDS encoding glycosyltransferase, encoding MKPFLSVCMIVKDEENVIKRCLESITGIADEIIVVDTGSKDKTREIASVYTNLVYDYNWNDNFSKARNFAASKASGEWILALDADEYVERESFSRFKRTFSGKLIKENIFSVQIVNFVGLLGNQTVQNYHERFYKNDDSIYYDRKIHEKLQHVDGNEKRGILELEIFHSGYLVSAKKDKNKTARNLKLLKSIHDKTGIDYYYLGNEYFSLGDFEEAIVYYKKGYQHKDSFEFEWVVKLLIRMVISLHELNRNSEALSIIESCEGVYDKIADFKFNKAKILLDSGKNKEAIQLLEYIIEHKNRLQVFYSKDYLEYLPHKYLGEIYEKEGNIQLAVFHYSRSLSVNEADNDSWNKLITLLGKFSSKHEMLQFIQSNVLTRKSMNTSRLLTILVSTPLLNIQKLINEYVPEKSSSTKEVDAIRLKFWLLNKQYEQVSEEISGISTEELKSLLLTNIFTVYDFILLTLKLRNTNNKMLIKQLKFDFSITSLLDVLFLNKKKKLSKYELDVFCKIYQQAIVINDSQLINLFINKQNLLDKDYKVMIKKRIKNI
- a CDS encoding glycosyltransferase family 2 protein — translated: MISKKISIIIPMYNVKDYIVETIESVINQTMEDIELVLIDDCSSDGTYEIAKKYLERYPNITLIRNKKNQGVSASRNIGLKLSKGHYIYFLDSDDYIEKDAIKKLYMAAQRENADLVIGNHLIYQNEETKSPWMLEKFPSLTMAGEKNLLKNPELYFLIYSCGKLFSKELINDLKFSEQIYNGEDQPFTLYAYLNAKKIYLEPCITFYYRMRKPGDVSLSQTEGLLEEKITGFINMIELSKKYIDESPNEPNIKEDLFIFYLNRVLTLNLWNPLSKALKSPSKYNCFSIIRTLNISVNNLTDEVVLKTPAITEYIRNIKPYVYALNKEVAKEYLKLLKTIKEKRDRAKNRLL
- a CDS encoding CDP-glycerol glycerophosphotransferase family protein, whose protein sequence is MEKKYTVGFYIETTFHYYVYESIINELIKAGINCHLVINDYFVDRREMFYMYQDVLNFLEKLDRNDIEAYTVSAIKDQTFKYDCMVSPYYNGNLIDTAERHVRTVYGLLAKEDWNYSWWNVFYDKILCYSEYDHERLNIFNSSALVGNPKFDKWFKDEIDNMKIVSGKFVMDDQKKTIVYAPTYGELSSIDDWIMEINHLQDQYNVIIKLHHGTSFRDSEDYRRDYIYKNFKNITMDQGDLFALFKLADFIITDNSSMIFESMLARKNILLLNPITNEPLSEADGGEYLLRKNLINLNKGENIEYFLNDSRLFEEQLLNVDYFMNNIYKLRDGKSGERAANEIINLLNFEADTNRYLRSLRNLIFRFEEKR